The window CCTGTTATGACCGCTTTCACGCCTTTTCCAGGCAGCGTAATGACTTGTTCAGGCTGTGCCTTTTGAGTTGTTTGTTTGCACGCCGCTTCGTAAACAGCTTTAGCTAAAGGGTGTCCAGATAATGATTCTACGGATGCCGCAATGAAGTAAAATTGGTCATCATATACTATTGTTTTTTCGACAACCGGTTTTCCTGCTGTCAATGTCCCCGTTTTATCCAATGCAATCGTTTTGATTTTACCTAGTTGTTCTAGAAACACGCCGCCTTTCATTAAAATTCCGTTTCGAGCATTTCTCGTAATCCCTGAGATTAATGCGATTGGAGAAGCCAACAAAAGAGCACATGGGCATCCTACAATTAAGACGGCTAATCCTTGATATAGCGAGAATTTCCATTCCCAATTCAAAAAGAGGGGAGGAAAAAGGATCACGAACAAAGAAATGAGCAAAATCAGCGGAGTATAATATTGAGCAAAACGATCCATAAATGTTTCAATCGGCGTTTTCTTAGACTGAGCCTCTTCTACTAAACGGAGGATTTTCGCTATAGAGGAATCGTTATATAACTTAGTCACTTTTACTTTTAATACGCCCTCGTTGTTGATGCTTCCTCCAAATACTGGGTCGTTTGTTGATTTTTCAATTGGCAGAGACTCTCCTGTAAGAGCAGCTTCATTCACCGAGCTTTTTCCTTCAATGACCACTCCATCGGAAGGAATCTTTTCTCCCGATTTCACCAAAACGATATCTCCAATCTTCAGTTGATCGATCGGGATCACCCGTTCTTCTCCGTTCACCAACAATACGGCTTCTTTTGGAGCGGCACGCAGCAGCGATTCCATGGAGCGGCGTGCCTTTTCCATTCCCAGCCCTTCCAAATATTCATTTAATCCGAATAAAATGGCGACAAATGCAGCTTCTTTCCACTGACCAATACAAAAGGCACCGATCAAGGCAATGGTCATGAGAGTATTCATGTTAAATTTGAAATGGAATAAATTTTTCATCCCTTTTATAAACGTCTCATGTCCACTAACGGCAGCTGCGGCTAAATAAAACAGTACAGGCATGTAGCTGGGAGATTTGTTTTCTGCTAACAACGCCAAAACATACAGGACAGTTGAAATAAAAAGGAGAAGCTTCCAATTAGAATCGCTGTCCTGATGATCATGTTCTTTTTCTTTATCATTTTGAACGATGGAAGCCCCATCTGAGGCCAAAATTTTTTCCACTTTGGATATATCGATTTGGTCCGATATCTGTAGTTTTCCAGTAAGATATAAAATTTTTGCATCTTCCCCATGGGGGAGTTTTTGAATTTCTTCTTCCAATTCTTGTGCACAGTTGGCGCAAGAAAGGCCCTTTATTCGGTACTCCGCCATTATGCGGCACCCCCATCTATTCGTTCCAAATTTTTCTTTTATTTTAGCATACCATGATATGCTCATATAGAATGATATGCTTCTATCTTAAAATCATTTTTTAAACTTTCTCCTGATCAAAATGGGTTGAATGCATACTAATCGAAACGTAACACAGCGAATCAAACTCGGTTATTTTGAATGGATGAACGGTGTTGATCCATTCATTCTAAACAGGAATGATCGTTCTATCAATGGAGCCTTACTGAAAAGAACTTCAATTCAACAGCAAGGCTCTTTTTGGAGATTTTAATAGAAAATATGAAACTTTGTATGACTTCCGTTTTGTGTTGAAATCACTTCTAATCTTGCATCGATTCGTTCTTTTAATTCAGGCACATGGGAAATAATTCCAACCAGACGTCCACTGTCTTGAATATCCATCAAAGCTTCGATCGCTTGATCTAAAGATTCAGGATCCAGTGTTCCAAATCCTTCGTCAATAAACATCGTTTCAAGAGAAATTCCGCCGGCATAGCTTTGAACAACATCCGCCATGCCTAATGCAAGTGATAAAGACGCTTTAAAACTTTCACCGCCTGATAGCGTCTTTACATGGCGCGTCTGCCCTGTATATTGATCGTAAATCAATAATTCCAATCCACTTTGGACATTGCCTTTTGATCGCTCTCTTTTCCGCAGCATCCGGTACCTTCCACCCGTCATTTTTGCCAGTCTTTCATTGGCTGACAGCAAAATATCATCAAGAAATGCAGCTAATACATACCGTTCAAATGTGAGCCTGTGCGGATTTTGTCCCTTTGTTATTTCATAAAGATGGCCAAATGTTTTATATTGTTCTTCCAGTTGCTCCAGTTCTTTGTTAATGTCCGTCACGTTTTGATAAA of the Bacillus smithii genome contains:
- a CDS encoding heavy metal translocating P-type ATPase produces the protein MAEYRIKGLSCANCAQELEEEIQKLPHGEDAKILYLTGKLQISDQIDISKVEKILASDGASIVQNDKEKEHDHQDSDSNWKLLLFISTVLYVLALLAENKSPSYMPVLFYLAAAAVSGHETFIKGMKNLFHFKFNMNTLMTIALIGAFCIGQWKEAAFVAILFGLNEYLEGLGMEKARRSMESLLRAAPKEAVLLVNGEERVIPIDQLKIGDIVLVKSGEKIPSDGVVIEGKSSVNEAALTGESLPIEKSTNDPVFGGSINNEGVLKVKVTKLYNDSSIAKILRLVEEAQSKKTPIETFMDRFAQYYTPLILLISLFVILFPPLFLNWEWKFSLYQGLAVLIVGCPCALLLASPIALISGITRNARNGILMKGGVFLEQLGKIKTIALDKTGTLTAGKPVVEKTIVYDDQFYFIAASVESLSGHPLAKAVYEAACKQTTQKAQPEQVITLPGKGVKAVITGKSYFVGNEKSAGHLQLSETIQKDLADLKKHGYTIVMVSDESKVFGMMGVTDQIRPESHTLVSKLHQTGIKHVVMLTGDHKGTAEKVAKQTGIQEVYAGLLPDEKLAVIQELSKHEKTAMIGDGINDAPALAAADLGIAMGKGSDSAIETADVVLMQDHLGKLPSAIAISKRVNRTIQLNIGLALGLKLVALLLTIPGWLTLWIAIMSDMGATIIITLISLSILMETKKEKQLEIS